A window of the Gemmatimonadales bacterium genome harbors these coding sequences:
- a CDS encoding PfkB family carbohydrate kinase, whose product MITRDRLNALLEGMPHRRIVVVGDAMLDIYLIGDVERISPEAPVPVVRVAERRYALGGAANVAANVAAIGAEVTLVATVGDDRRGEQLRTEMVAAGIRDDGIVTTPERPTTSKTRVVARGQQMLRFDEEEDALLEGETLEALRKRLAKTMRDVDAVLLEDYNKGALAPPVIETTLRVARERGIPSVVDPKFKQFFAYKGATVFKPNRRELEAAIGAVLDIEHADTLPAVMERLEVENLLLTLGAHGMALLTRSGGVERLSSHAREVYDVSGAGDTVTAWVGTALAAGATVLEAAELANYAAGIEVAKAGVAVVSRDEVRALFERQFDEVGMFRRGGVL is encoded by the coding sequence GTGATCACCCGCGACCGGCTGAACGCACTGCTCGAGGGCATGCCGCACCGCCGCATCGTCGTCGTGGGCGACGCGATGCTCGACATCTACCTGATCGGCGACGTCGAGCGCATCTCGCCCGAGGCGCCGGTACCGGTGGTGCGCGTGGCGGAGCGCCGCTACGCGCTGGGCGGCGCGGCGAACGTCGCGGCCAACGTCGCCGCCATCGGCGCGGAGGTCACGCTGGTGGCCACCGTGGGCGACGACCGGCGCGGCGAGCAGCTCCGCACCGAGATGGTGGCGGCCGGGATCCGCGACGACGGCATCGTCACCACGCCGGAGCGCCCCACCACGTCCAAGACGCGCGTGGTCGCGCGCGGGCAGCAGATGCTGCGGTTCGACGAGGAAGAGGACGCGCTGCTCGAGGGCGAGACCCTGGAGGCGCTGCGCAAGCGACTGGCCAAGACGATGCGCGACGTGGACGCGGTGCTGCTCGAGGACTACAACAAGGGCGCGCTCGCGCCGCCGGTCATCGAGACCACGCTGCGGGTGGCGCGCGAGCGGGGCATCCCGTCGGTCGTGGACCCGAAGTTCAAGCAGTTCTTCGCCTACAAGGGCGCCACCGTCTTCAAGCCGAACCGGCGCGAGCTGGAGGCCGCCATCGGCGCCGTGCTGGACATCGAGCACGCCGACACGCTGCCCGCCGTCATGGAGCGCCTGGAGGTGGAGAACCTGCTCCTCACGCTCGGCGCGCACGGGATGGCGCTCCTGACCCGGAGCGGCGGCGTGGAGCGGCTGAGCTCCCACGCCCGCGAGGTGTACGACGTCTCGGGGGCCGGCGACACGGTGACCGCGTGGGTCGGCACCGCGCTCGCGGCCGGGGCGACGGTCTTGGAGGCGGCCGAGCTGGCCAACTACGCGGCCGGCATCGAGGTGGCCAAGGCGGGCGTCGCGGTGGTCTCGCGCGACGAGGTCCGGGCCCTGTTCGAGCGCCAGTTCGACGAGGTCGGGATGTTCCGGCGGGGAGGCGTGCTCTAG
- a CDS encoding glycosyltransferase family 1 protein produces the protein MTARRDGSPLRVGINARLLAGPDRRGFNRYTAELVRALAASGRVEPVLFSDAPIHPVHGLDQIPRVLRFVRPQALWQHRWLPGALRREHIELFHAPAHWGVPWHSPCPVVATIHDLADRERPELAVHGGLRAAARHEMEQWLVLRKTRRIIAVSEWTAGSIARHLGVERERIAVTVEGAAPAFDLAPEPARVSAVRAEFDLKDPYFLYVGGFDDRKNLGAIVEALGMQPPERRATVALVGEGGPGADTLRRGAIRSGVKAWMRFLGGMDDARLAALYAGALALVLPSWLEGFGLPVVEAMHMGTPSLISTGGSLPEIAGDAGLPFPPDNAGALAAAMRRLASDRALRESLAARARERAPFYTWRRAAEQTVRVYEEALGATA, from the coding sequence ATGACCGCGCGCCGCGACGGCTCGCCCCTGCGAGTGGGCATCAACGCCCGGCTGCTGGCCGGCCCCGACCGGCGCGGCTTCAACCGCTACACGGCCGAGCTGGTGCGCGCGCTGGCGGCGTCGGGGCGGGTCGAGCCGGTGCTGTTCTCCGATGCGCCGATCCACCCCGTCCACGGCCTCGATCAGATTCCGCGCGTGCTGCGCTTCGTGCGCCCCCAGGCGCTGTGGCAGCACCGCTGGCTCCCCGGCGCGCTGCGGCGCGAGCACATCGAGCTGTTCCACGCGCCCGCGCACTGGGGCGTGCCGTGGCACTCGCCCTGCCCGGTGGTGGCCACGATCCACGACCTCGCCGACCGGGAGCGCCCCGAGCTCGCCGTGCACGGCGGCCTGAGGGCCGCGGCGCGCCACGAGATGGAGCAGTGGCTGGTGCTGCGGAAGACCCGGCGCATCATCGCCGTCTCGGAGTGGACGGCCGGCAGCATCGCGCGCCACCTCGGCGTCGAGCGCGAGCGGATCGCGGTGACGGTCGAGGGCGCGGCACCCGCGTTCGACCTGGCGCCCGAGCCGGCGCGCGTGTCGGCGGTGCGCGCCGAGTTCGACCTGAAGGACCCGTATTTCCTCTACGTGGGCGGGTTCGACGACCGGAAGAACCTCGGCGCCATCGTCGAGGCCCTCGGGATGCAGCCGCCGGAGCGGCGCGCGACCGTGGCGCTGGTGGGCGAGGGTGGCCCGGGGGCCGACACGCTCAGGCGCGGCGCCATCCGCTCGGGCGTGAAGGCGTGGATGCGGTTCCTCGGCGGGATGGACGACGCGCGGCTCGCGGCGCTGTACGCGGGCGCCCTGGCGCTGGTGCTGCCGTCGTGGCTGGAGGGCTTCGGCCTCCCGGTGGTGGAGGCGATGCACATGGGGACGCCGTCGCTCATCTCGACCGGCGGCTCGCTGCCGGAGATCGCGGGCGACGCCGGCCTGCCGTTCCCGCCCGACAACGCCGGCGCCCTGGCGGCCGCGATGCGGCGCCTCGCGTCGGATCGCGCGCTGCGCGAGAGCCTGGCCGCCCGGGCACGCGAGCGCGCGCCGTTCTACACCTGGCGGCGCGCCGCCGAGCAGACCGTCCGCGTGTACGAGGAGGCGCTCGGGGCGACCGCCTAG